The Crassostrea angulata isolate pt1a10 chromosome 1, ASM2561291v2, whole genome shotgun sequence nucleotide sequence TTGTGTTCATCAAGAGGTTTACAAGTCACAACTTAAATTATAACCTGTATAAATGTGATCAACCATACGGTTTACGTGTAGGATTTTCACTAGTTCAGGATAACAATACTATACCTTGAAATAAAGATCAGATTACTCCACTTAACCAACCCTATTCTTAACAAAACTTGTGTACAGAATTTCACACGGTTTTGAACTGGTTTTTAAATAGATGAAACAGTGATTCAAATGACATTAACACATCAATAAACTAAAAAGAATGAGATCACATAAACatcaatgcatcaatttgtatGTATGCATACATCAGTTATTATCAGTTGATGATATCTCtgtataataatcatatgtACAAAACAGTTGTATTGATAGTACTCAAGCACCACAACTCATATGTATACCatacatattatatttaatCTGTATTAAATAAAGGTGTTCAAAATGTCCTCAATTTCTTACTATTACAAGTAAATCATTCTACAGATACTGGTATATGTACGACTTATTTTTAATCCCTGAAATCAGAAATATATcataaacaaaacaacaaaagcaAATTACTGCATTCTGTTTCGGAGAAATGAAttcagaagtacatgtacatgtatggtgaTATTTTCTCATATTGAACATTATGTAGGCAACATGGCTCAGCTTACTTGCAGTGACTAAATATGAACTACAAGTATTCTGGAAAACTGATGAAGTTTAATCAGttgttcaaataaaatgaaatgtacttGTACATGATATTAATATCAGACATTCCTAAAAATGtctttctaaataaatttttaatcaaattgagCAACTGAAAATTGGACCATGATATAACTATACAGAGCAAATCTAGCAAGAAAAAAATGGGAAATCCTTTACTGAGACATGGACAtgaaaatggaaatatattgtaaaaagaaaataatctaTCTAAATATATCTGCAACTAAATAATCTAATTATTGCACCATTATCTTACAATTCTGTTTTGTCTTTCTCTGAGGCTGGGTCTAAGTAAGGTTCATCAATCTTATCTAGATTGCCATGCCAGTGATTATAAGCTAACAGTGCGACATTTTTCCCTGCAATGGAACTCATTTCCATGGCAGATGCTGCCAGTTCTATACCATTCACATAATACAACTGGTCATGCAGCACAAAGGGAGGTAAATCTTCCCCCACAGTAGAATACTTGGGGTAAGCCATGAAAGTGGCCATTCGTATGTCTTTCTTTGAGGTAAACATTTGTTTGACATCATCCTCACTTGGTGGCGTATTGgagaaaaatttataaacatcaGTAGGGTTTCCAAAGACATCAGCTTTTTTGTCCTGGGAATTGACTAGAATTGAATCGTTACATGTTAATATACTATTTGGCAAGTCATCAGCGTTATCAACTCCAAAATACTTGGGATCTGGAACTCCTTCTACAAAAGTAGCTGTCACTTTATGAAACTGCTGAGGAAAATTCTCGATGGAGCTGGGGAAATCTTCAAAATCAATCTCTGACACTTCATCGTGTAATGGTGTAGCGACAATGACAATGTCATAGTCTTTGAATTGCTCTTTCTTTTCTTCATCAAAGAATCCAACTCTGTAATTCTTGCCCTGGTACTGTAGAAGTTGTACTGACACCACTGTCCCTTGGATTACCTGAACCTGGGCTTCAGACACCAGTTTCTCGGGCACCTGTTTGTTACCCCCCTTGACAGCCCAGAGTCCTGGTTGCACTCCTGCTATAGAAACAGCTCCTGcagaaatgaataaaattctatcatttatacatgtacaagcagTTAAATGTAATTATCTTTAACTCTATTGGGCTGAGAAAAAAAGGTATTGCGTCTTTTCCCATTATTTCACCTTCACCCGTGTCTGGACGGAAAGTACTGTTACTAAATATAGCTTCAGGTAGTCTGTCGcaatatgattttcaaaacataGATACTGCTTTTATAATTAGATTCGGGAAACCTGCATCAAGAGATGAATATACAGAACTCTGCGTATAATGTCAGTTGGTATTCTGAACCCTGATAATTCAAGCAAAATACAACAAATCTAAGTGTACTTTTGTGTatagaatacatgtaccggtatagtGTTATTGAAGAGATCTGTCTTTATTGCACATGCTCAAACTCAGGCTGAATTAAACaagattatttgaaaaaaatccaggcaattaaataatgtaatttaaactaTTCTTATCATGCTTCAATTAGTGGAAAACTAGTTACTACCTAGTGGAATCGATCCAGTgaccacaaaatcaaaaagaccTCTGCGTTACCACTAGGCCATGCATCTAACACTTTCATTGTATGTCTTTAAAATACGGTATATATGGCTATATGTATGATTGTACTAGAAATGTCACTAATTGAAATACAGTCAAACCTCattatctcaaactagatgggattggttaaaaacttcgagatatctgagtattcaagatatcaagggtaaaatattagaaatttaaGTGTTTGGAGCCtaaaaatcactttgacatatccattgtattcgagatgtTTGAGATACTGAAGTTCAACTGAATTTCTCTAATTTTCAGTTCGAAGACCACACTAAACCAAAATTGATTCGATGTAAATGTGTACTACAATACCCATAGAACATAATTAATCTGATTTCTTTGGTTTAAAGtggttcaaatagtcaaatataccatttttttttttgcatactaACTATTTTCTGATATATCCCTAACAAAACCTGATTATTTTATAGATGCCgtgtaagataattaagactctttTAGCATGGTGATTGTGTAATTTgcttttctttgaatatattttaactaaatattgtataatattgaaaaatgcctGATGTTTGCAAAAGCCCTACATTTTAggccatatatatataaagtgcACTATACCTCTTTTCCAAGATATTAAAGGATTTGAGATATCAAAGTAAATATAcatgagaaaaaaatgatacGGACTTCAAATTCCCTTTGACCTTTGATATATC carries:
- the LOC128158133 gene encoding prenylcysteine oxidase 1-like gives rise to the protein MSASGKAMWTSILFFLACFLPNALSEETKEHPSIGIVGGGIGGTSTAYFLRQLFGKDAKIDIFEKRQVGGRLTTIKIGDNQIEAGGTLIHPKNMYMVNFTKLLGLEQLDVGGGSFGIFDGSSMRISSSKYSVVTMAKLFWRYGMDIYNMDSWINEKLLSKFMRIYDIQSAGHAYTTVPDLIGAMDPSFISYMKNSIKFVMKTSGFGDTFIDEMVMGALRTNYGQNTDIPGFVGAVSIAGVQPGLWAVKGGNKQVPEKLVSEAQVQVIQGTVVSVQLLQYQGKNYRVGFFDEEKKEQFKDYDIVIVATPLHDEVSEIDFEDFPSSIENFPQQFHKVTATFVEGVPDPKYFGVDNADDLPNSILTCNDSILVNSQDKKADVFGNPTDVYKFFSNTPPSEDDVKQMFTSKKDIRMATFMAYPKYSTVGEDLPPFVLHDQLYYVNGIELAASAMEMSSIAGKNVALLAYNHWHGNLDKIDEPYLDPASEKDKTEL